A single genomic interval of Hevea brasiliensis isolate MT/VB/25A 57/8 chromosome 4, ASM3005281v1, whole genome shotgun sequence harbors:
- the LOC110633055 gene encoding major allergen Pru ar 1: MGVSTFTQEYTSPVAPSRMFKALILDSSILIPKLLPEFIKSVQVIQGGEGAGTIEQVNFTEASDLKYVKNRIEELDKDNLVCKYTLIEGDPLGDKLDSIAYEVKFEAASDGGSICKITSNYITIGEFSIEEEAIKDGKDKALGIYKVVEAYLLENPHVYA, from the exons ATGGGTGTCTCCACCTTCACACAAGAATACACTTCCCCAGTTGCCCCATCACGTATGTTTAAGGCCTTAATCCTCGACTCAAGCATTTTGATTCCAAAGCTCTTACCCGAATTCATCAAAAGTGTTCAAGTTATCCAAGGTGGTGAAGGTGCTGGAACCATTGAACAAGTCAACTTCACTGAAG CTAGCGACTTGAAATATGTGAAGAATCGGATTGAAGAGCTAGATAAAGACAATCTTGTGTGCAAGTATACTCTGATTGAGGGAGATCCACTAGGAGACAAGCTTGATTCCATTGCTTACGAGGTCAAGTTTGAGGCAGCAAGTGATGGAGGCTCAATATGTAAGATCACAAGCAATTACATTACTATCGGAGAATTTTCCATTGAAGAAGAAGCAATTAAGGATGGCAAGGACAAAGCTCTAGGAATATATAAAGTTGTTGAAGCCTACCTTTTGGAGAATCCTCATGTCTATGCTTGA
- the LOC110633053 gene encoding early nodule-specific protein 2 codes for MPNIDSSFIVLTLSNPHVLYLSPMVPELEKPQVTEIQVRMDCNGCVQKIKKALHGINGIYELHIDITQQKLTIIGWADPEKIVKAIRKTRKIATICSHTEPSDQPAAQPTEPPPTTKATNPTLAEAPPAEAAPPAEPPTDPPPPENPPPAEKPSLLPVATETNANQPAHASEPKDVGEVHVIYHHPPDYGYRYSFDHSYGGPWNRYPNSHGLPPEPRYPNSHGLPTESPQPIYVTHSYNTYRPSPYVKEYEHIHSPPRHTIYSRMDHYSEDYHEITRNGNITSIFSDENPNACRIM; via the exons ATGCCAAATATTGATTCTTCTTTCATAGTCTTGACCCTCTCTAACCCTCATGTCCTTTATCTCTCTCCGATGGTTCCAGAATTAGAG AAACCTCAAGTTACAGAGATACAAGTCCGAATGGACTGTAATGGATGCGTACAGAAGATCAAAAAGGCTCTGCATGGCATCAATG GTATCTATGAACTCCATATTGACATCACCCAACAGAAGTTGACAATAATTGGGTGGGCAGATCCAGAAAAAATAGTAAAAGCCATTAGGAAAACTAGAAAGATTGCCACTATATGTTCCCACACAGAACCATCAGATCAGCCAGCCGCTCAGCCAACAGAACCACCACCAACCACCAAAGCAACAAACCCTACCCTAGCAGAAGCTCCACCGGCTGAAGCAGCACCACCAGCGGAACCACCAACAGACCCACCACCACCTGAGAATCCACCACCAGCAGAGAAACCATCACTATTACCTGTTGCTACAGAAACCAATGCAAACCAGCCCGCACATGCCTCTGAACCAAAAGATGTAGGAGAGGTTCATGTCATATACCATCATCCACCTGACTATGGGTACAGATATAGCTTTGATCATAGTTATGGCGGTCCCTGGAACAGATACCCAAACAGCCATGGACTTCCACCAGAGCCCAGATACCCTAATAGCCATGGACTACCAACAGAATCACCACAGCCAATCTATGTGACTCACAGCTACAACACATACAGGCCATCACCATATGTCAAAGAATACGAGCACATTCACTCTCCACCGCGTCACACAATTTACAGTAGGATGGATCATTACAGCGAGGATTATCATGAAATAACTCGCAATGGAAACATCACATCTATCTTCAGTGACGAAAACCCAAACGCATGTAGAATAATGTAA
- the LOC110633051 gene encoding probable polygalacturonase isoform X1, giving the protein MKMPMCSICYLHLELFNSMGDICFGFCVALLLLLALSNAIGINGEKSSGQCDYKPSLDPRPHSVSILEFGAVGDGKTLNTIAFQNAIFYLKSFADKGGAQLYVPPGKWLTGSFNLTSHLTLFLEKGAVILGSQDPSRWDVVEPLPSYGRGIELPGKRYRSLINGYKLLDVVITGDNGTIDGQGSVWWEWFNSHSLNYSRPHLVEFIESEHLVVSNLTFLNAPAYNIHPVYCSNVLVQNMSLSAPPKSPYTIGIVPDSSNNVCIEDSIIEMGYDAIALKSGWDEYGISYDRATRDVHIRRVHLQSSSGSSIAFGSEMSGGISNVRVEQVRQYNSFSGIEFRTTKGRGGYIKGIYISDVEMENVNLALGAIGDCGLHPDDKFDPKALPVLDQITLQNVTGTNIVIAGNFTGIQESPFTSICLFNVSLMVSTSSKSWICSSVVGFSESVFPEPCPELKSPYSNSSSCYSLLISYGESATASL; this is encoded by the exons ATGAAGATGCCA atgtgCAGTATTTGTTACCTCCATTTGGAATTATTCAACAGCATGGGCGACATTTGTTTTGGTTTCTGT GTGGCATTGCTCTTGCTGCTGGCTCTAAGCAATGCTATTGGAATTAATGGAGAAAAGAGCAGTGGACAGTgtgattataagcctagtttagaCCCAAGACCACATAGTGTGTCCATTCTTGAATTTGGTGCAGTTGGAGATGGGAAAACATTAAATACAATTGCCTTCCAGAATGCTATTTTCTATCTCAAGTCCTTTGCTGATAAGGGTGGTGCTCAGCTTTACGTGCCACCAGGAAAATGGCTCACTGGAAGTTTCAATCTTACCAGCCATCTCACACTTTTCCTGGAAAAAGGAGCTGTTATTCTTGGATCTCAG GATCCATCTCGTTGGGATGTAGTAGAACCCTTGCCTTCATATGGTCGTGGGATTGAACTTCCTGGAAAAAGATATCGAAGTCTAATAAATGGATATAAGCTGCTTGATGTGGTGATAACAG GTGATAATGGAACCATTGATGGCCAGGGCTCAGTTTGGTGGGAATGGTTCAATTCTCATTCACTGAATTATAGCCGGCCTCATCTCGTGGAATTTATAGAATCTGAACATCTTGTAGTTTCAAATCTTACCTTCTTGAATGCTCCTGCATATAACATTCATCCAGTATATTGCAG TAATGTGCTCGTTCAAAATATGTCACTCTCTGCTCCTCCTAAATCCCCGTACACCATCGGTATAGTCCCAG ATTCTTCCAATAATGTATGCATAGAGGACAGCATTATTGAAATGGGTTACGATGCTATTGCCCTTAAGAGCGGCTGGGATGAATATGGCATTTCCTATGATAGAGCTACCAGAGATGTGCACATAAGAAGGGTCCACCTTCAATCATCTTCAGGCTCTTCCATTGCTTTTGGTAGTGAGATGTCTGGTGGAATTTCTAATGTGCGCGTGGAGCAGGTCCGCCAATACAACTCATTTAGTGGGATTGAGTTTAGAACAACCAAGGGCAGAGGTGGTTATATTAAAGGAATTTATATATCAGATGTTGAAATGGAAAATGTCAACTTAGCATTAGGTGCCATTGGCGATTGCGGTTTACATCCGGACGACAAATTTGATCCTAAGGCTCTTCCAGTGCTTGATCAAATAACCTTACAAAATGTAACTGGTACAAACATCGTAATAGCAGGAAATTTCACTGGAATTCAAGAATCTCCCTTCACCTCCATCTGTCTCTTTAATGTCTCCTTAATGGTTTCAACCTCCTCAAAATCTTGGATATGTTCCAGTGTTGTTGGCTTTTCAGAGTCCGTTTTCCCTGAACCATGCCCTGAGCTGAAGAGCCCGTATTCGAATTCCTCATCTTGCTACTCCCTCTTGATTTCTTATGGTGAATCTGCAACTGCAAGCTTATGA
- the LOC110633051 gene encoding probable polygalacturonase isoform X4: protein MVALLLLLALSNAIGINGEKSSGQCDYKPSLDPRPHSVSILEFGAVGDGKTLNTIAFQNAIFYLKSFADKGGAQLYVPPGKWLTGSFNLTSHLTLFLEKGAVILGSQDPSRWDVVEPLPSYGRGIELPGKRYRSLINGYKLLDVVITGDNGTIDGQGSVWWEWFNSHSLNYSRPHLVEFIESEHLVVSNLTFLNAPAYNIHPVYCSNVLVQNMSLSAPPKSPYTIGIVPDSSNNVCIEDSIIEMGYDAIALKSGWDEYGISYDRATRDVHIRRVHLQSSSGSSIAFGSEMSGGISNVRVEQVRQYNSFSGIEFRTTKGRGGYIKGIYISDVEMENVNLALGAIGDCGLHPDDKFDPKALPVLDQITLQNVTGTNIVIAGNFTGIQESPFTSICLFNVSLMVSTSSKSWICSSVVGFSESVFPEPCPELKSPYSNSSSCYSLLISYGESATASL, encoded by the exons ATG GTGGCATTGCTCTTGCTGCTGGCTCTAAGCAATGCTATTGGAATTAATGGAGAAAAGAGCAGTGGACAGTgtgattataagcctagtttagaCCCAAGACCACATAGTGTGTCCATTCTTGAATTTGGTGCAGTTGGAGATGGGAAAACATTAAATACAATTGCCTTCCAGAATGCTATTTTCTATCTCAAGTCCTTTGCTGATAAGGGTGGTGCTCAGCTTTACGTGCCACCAGGAAAATGGCTCACTGGAAGTTTCAATCTTACCAGCCATCTCACACTTTTCCTGGAAAAAGGAGCTGTTATTCTTGGATCTCAG GATCCATCTCGTTGGGATGTAGTAGAACCCTTGCCTTCATATGGTCGTGGGATTGAACTTCCTGGAAAAAGATATCGAAGTCTAATAAATGGATATAAGCTGCTTGATGTGGTGATAACAG GTGATAATGGAACCATTGATGGCCAGGGCTCAGTTTGGTGGGAATGGTTCAATTCTCATTCACTGAATTATAGCCGGCCTCATCTCGTGGAATTTATAGAATCTGAACATCTTGTAGTTTCAAATCTTACCTTCTTGAATGCTCCTGCATATAACATTCATCCAGTATATTGCAG TAATGTGCTCGTTCAAAATATGTCACTCTCTGCTCCTCCTAAATCCCCGTACACCATCGGTATAGTCCCAG ATTCTTCCAATAATGTATGCATAGAGGACAGCATTATTGAAATGGGTTACGATGCTATTGCCCTTAAGAGCGGCTGGGATGAATATGGCATTTCCTATGATAGAGCTACCAGAGATGTGCACATAAGAAGGGTCCACCTTCAATCATCTTCAGGCTCTTCCATTGCTTTTGGTAGTGAGATGTCTGGTGGAATTTCTAATGTGCGCGTGGAGCAGGTCCGCCAATACAACTCATTTAGTGGGATTGAGTTTAGAACAACCAAGGGCAGAGGTGGTTATATTAAAGGAATTTATATATCAGATGTTGAAATGGAAAATGTCAACTTAGCATTAGGTGCCATTGGCGATTGCGGTTTACATCCGGACGACAAATTTGATCCTAAGGCTCTTCCAGTGCTTGATCAAATAACCTTACAAAATGTAACTGGTACAAACATCGTAATAGCAGGAAATTTCACTGGAATTCAAGAATCTCCCTTCACCTCCATCTGTCTCTTTAATGTCTCCTTAATGGTTTCAACCTCCTCAAAATCTTGGATATGTTCCAGTGTTGTTGGCTTTTCAGAGTCCGTTTTCCCTGAACCATGCCCTGAGCTGAAGAGCCCGTATTCGAATTCCTCATCTTGCTACTCCCTCTTGATTTCTTATGGTGAATCTGCAACTGCAAGCTTATGA
- the LOC110633051 gene encoding probable polygalacturonase isoform X3 yields MKMPVALLLLLALSNAIGINGEKSSGQCDYKPSLDPRPHSVSILEFGAVGDGKTLNTIAFQNAIFYLKSFADKGGAQLYVPPGKWLTGSFNLTSHLTLFLEKGAVILGSQDPSRWDVVEPLPSYGRGIELPGKRYRSLINGYKLLDVVITGDNGTIDGQGSVWWEWFNSHSLNYSRPHLVEFIESEHLVVSNLTFLNAPAYNIHPVYCSNVLVQNMSLSAPPKSPYTIGIVPDSSNNVCIEDSIIEMGYDAIALKSGWDEYGISYDRATRDVHIRRVHLQSSSGSSIAFGSEMSGGISNVRVEQVRQYNSFSGIEFRTTKGRGGYIKGIYISDVEMENVNLALGAIGDCGLHPDDKFDPKALPVLDQITLQNVTGTNIVIAGNFTGIQESPFTSICLFNVSLMVSTSSKSWICSSVVGFSESVFPEPCPELKSPYSNSSSCYSLLISYGESATASL; encoded by the exons ATGAAGATGCCA GTGGCATTGCTCTTGCTGCTGGCTCTAAGCAATGCTATTGGAATTAATGGAGAAAAGAGCAGTGGACAGTgtgattataagcctagtttagaCCCAAGACCACATAGTGTGTCCATTCTTGAATTTGGTGCAGTTGGAGATGGGAAAACATTAAATACAATTGCCTTCCAGAATGCTATTTTCTATCTCAAGTCCTTTGCTGATAAGGGTGGTGCTCAGCTTTACGTGCCACCAGGAAAATGGCTCACTGGAAGTTTCAATCTTACCAGCCATCTCACACTTTTCCTGGAAAAAGGAGCTGTTATTCTTGGATCTCAG GATCCATCTCGTTGGGATGTAGTAGAACCCTTGCCTTCATATGGTCGTGGGATTGAACTTCCTGGAAAAAGATATCGAAGTCTAATAAATGGATATAAGCTGCTTGATGTGGTGATAACAG GTGATAATGGAACCATTGATGGCCAGGGCTCAGTTTGGTGGGAATGGTTCAATTCTCATTCACTGAATTATAGCCGGCCTCATCTCGTGGAATTTATAGAATCTGAACATCTTGTAGTTTCAAATCTTACCTTCTTGAATGCTCCTGCATATAACATTCATCCAGTATATTGCAG TAATGTGCTCGTTCAAAATATGTCACTCTCTGCTCCTCCTAAATCCCCGTACACCATCGGTATAGTCCCAG ATTCTTCCAATAATGTATGCATAGAGGACAGCATTATTGAAATGGGTTACGATGCTATTGCCCTTAAGAGCGGCTGGGATGAATATGGCATTTCCTATGATAGAGCTACCAGAGATGTGCACATAAGAAGGGTCCACCTTCAATCATCTTCAGGCTCTTCCATTGCTTTTGGTAGTGAGATGTCTGGTGGAATTTCTAATGTGCGCGTGGAGCAGGTCCGCCAATACAACTCATTTAGTGGGATTGAGTTTAGAACAACCAAGGGCAGAGGTGGTTATATTAAAGGAATTTATATATCAGATGTTGAAATGGAAAATGTCAACTTAGCATTAGGTGCCATTGGCGATTGCGGTTTACATCCGGACGACAAATTTGATCCTAAGGCTCTTCCAGTGCTTGATCAAATAACCTTACAAAATGTAACTGGTACAAACATCGTAATAGCAGGAAATTTCACTGGAATTCAAGAATCTCCCTTCACCTCCATCTGTCTCTTTAATGTCTCCTTAATGGTTTCAACCTCCTCAAAATCTTGGATATGTTCCAGTGTTGTTGGCTTTTCAGAGTCCGTTTTCCCTGAACCATGCCCTGAGCTGAAGAGCCCGTATTCGAATTCCTCATCTTGCTACTCCCTCTTGATTTCTTATGGTGAATCTGCAACTGCAAGCTTATGA
- the LOC110633051 gene encoding probable polygalacturonase isoform X2 — protein MCSICYLHLELFNSMGDICFGFCVALLLLLALSNAIGINGEKSSGQCDYKPSLDPRPHSVSILEFGAVGDGKTLNTIAFQNAIFYLKSFADKGGAQLYVPPGKWLTGSFNLTSHLTLFLEKGAVILGSQDPSRWDVVEPLPSYGRGIELPGKRYRSLINGYKLLDVVITGDNGTIDGQGSVWWEWFNSHSLNYSRPHLVEFIESEHLVVSNLTFLNAPAYNIHPVYCSNVLVQNMSLSAPPKSPYTIGIVPDSSNNVCIEDSIIEMGYDAIALKSGWDEYGISYDRATRDVHIRRVHLQSSSGSSIAFGSEMSGGISNVRVEQVRQYNSFSGIEFRTTKGRGGYIKGIYISDVEMENVNLALGAIGDCGLHPDDKFDPKALPVLDQITLQNVTGTNIVIAGNFTGIQESPFTSICLFNVSLMVSTSSKSWICSSVVGFSESVFPEPCPELKSPYSNSSSCYSLLISYGESATASL, from the exons atgtgCAGTATTTGTTACCTCCATTTGGAATTATTCAACAGCATGGGCGACATTTGTTTTGGTTTCTGT GTGGCATTGCTCTTGCTGCTGGCTCTAAGCAATGCTATTGGAATTAATGGAGAAAAGAGCAGTGGACAGTgtgattataagcctagtttagaCCCAAGACCACATAGTGTGTCCATTCTTGAATTTGGTGCAGTTGGAGATGGGAAAACATTAAATACAATTGCCTTCCAGAATGCTATTTTCTATCTCAAGTCCTTTGCTGATAAGGGTGGTGCTCAGCTTTACGTGCCACCAGGAAAATGGCTCACTGGAAGTTTCAATCTTACCAGCCATCTCACACTTTTCCTGGAAAAAGGAGCTGTTATTCTTGGATCTCAG GATCCATCTCGTTGGGATGTAGTAGAACCCTTGCCTTCATATGGTCGTGGGATTGAACTTCCTGGAAAAAGATATCGAAGTCTAATAAATGGATATAAGCTGCTTGATGTGGTGATAACAG GTGATAATGGAACCATTGATGGCCAGGGCTCAGTTTGGTGGGAATGGTTCAATTCTCATTCACTGAATTATAGCCGGCCTCATCTCGTGGAATTTATAGAATCTGAACATCTTGTAGTTTCAAATCTTACCTTCTTGAATGCTCCTGCATATAACATTCATCCAGTATATTGCAG TAATGTGCTCGTTCAAAATATGTCACTCTCTGCTCCTCCTAAATCCCCGTACACCATCGGTATAGTCCCAG ATTCTTCCAATAATGTATGCATAGAGGACAGCATTATTGAAATGGGTTACGATGCTATTGCCCTTAAGAGCGGCTGGGATGAATATGGCATTTCCTATGATAGAGCTACCAGAGATGTGCACATAAGAAGGGTCCACCTTCAATCATCTTCAGGCTCTTCCATTGCTTTTGGTAGTGAGATGTCTGGTGGAATTTCTAATGTGCGCGTGGAGCAGGTCCGCCAATACAACTCATTTAGTGGGATTGAGTTTAGAACAACCAAGGGCAGAGGTGGTTATATTAAAGGAATTTATATATCAGATGTTGAAATGGAAAATGTCAACTTAGCATTAGGTGCCATTGGCGATTGCGGTTTACATCCGGACGACAAATTTGATCCTAAGGCTCTTCCAGTGCTTGATCAAATAACCTTACAAAATGTAACTGGTACAAACATCGTAATAGCAGGAAATTTCACTGGAATTCAAGAATCTCCCTTCACCTCCATCTGTCTCTTTAATGTCTCCTTAATGGTTTCAACCTCCTCAAAATCTTGGATATGTTCCAGTGTTGTTGGCTTTTCAGAGTCCGTTTTCCCTGAACCATGCCCTGAGCTGAAGAGCCCGTATTCGAATTCCTCATCTTGCTACTCCCTCTTGATTTCTTATGGTGAATCTGCAACTGCAAGCTTATGA
- the LOC110633050 gene encoding pumilio homolog 24, which translates to MAAKKHESSNLKNRKRNPDAKTGTDGSASKKPKLVSSNTQTERLKKPFKPVKKAQKPNASELRKSESGKEKHAPKTKRERRLHAKELAEARKKKRKRHYTLEQELASLWEKMRQRNIAKEERSKLISEALQKMKGKIPEIASSHVSSRVLQTCVKYCSETERDAVFEELKPHFLNFACNTYAVHLVKKMLDNASKKQLAEFILNLHGHVASLLRHMVGSVVIEHAYQLANATQKQELLMELYSTELQLFKDLTLMKESRLLDVISKLNLQKGSVLRHMTSVVQPILEKGIVDHSIIHRVLIEYFSIADKSSAAEVIQQLSGPLLVRIIHTRDGSRIGMLCVKHGSAKERKKIVKGMKGYVGKIAHDQYGSLVLSYLVSTVDDTKLITKTVIRELQTMLKELVLDKNGRRPLLQLLHPNFSRYFSPDDIAAFNLSIPSLNAKSELEVISGTYPSKDEKSSDEDNSTKATVVGANESASSENVHLIEGGKKDPSLRRRELLVDNCLAENLIDVCIENAAEILRSNFGKEVLYEVATGGADGILHPVLDEKLNSLHEAIASLAAEPKSEESGEEHVLENFHSSRTIRKLIIDNPTFATTLWMKALKGNCGLWAQGHSSKVICAYLESSCAKINKLANEELRPLIDSGILRKPENKQPGKEG; encoded by the exons ATGGCGGCGAAGAAACATGAGAGCAGCAACTTGAAGAACAGAAAGCGAAACCCAGATGCCAAGACTGGCACGGATGGCTCAGCTTCCAAAAAGCCGAAGCTTGTTAGCTCTAATACCCAGACGGAGAGACTGAAGAAACCTTTCAAGCCCGTCAAGAAGGCTCAGAAGCCGAATGCATCTGAGTTGAGAAAATCAGAATCCGGGAAAGAGAAGCATGCGCCCAAAACAAAGCGAGAGCGCCGACTTCATGCCAAG GAATTAGCAGAGgctaggaagaagaagagaaagcgtCATTACACTCTGGAGCAA GAACTCGCTTCTCTCTGGGAGAAGATGAGGCAGCGAAATATTGCCAAAGAAGAAAGATCTAA GTTAATTAGTGAAGCTTTACAAAAGATGAAGGGGAAGATTCCAGAAATTGCTAGCTCCCATGTTTCTTCTCGAGTTTTGCAG ACCTGTGTTAAGTATTGTTCTGAAACTGAAAGAGATGCTGTATTTGAGGAGCTCAAGCCACATTTTCTTAACTTTGCATGCAACACTTATGCAGTTCATCTAGTAAAGAAAATGTTAGACAATG CTTCTAAAAAACAGCTGGCAGAGTTTATCTTGAACCTCCATGGGCATGTTGCTTCTCTTCTTCGACATATGGTTGGATCTGTTG TTATTGAGCATGCATACCAACTTGCAAATGCAACTCAAAAGCAGGAGCTTCTTATGGAATTATATTCTACTGAGCTTCAGTTGTTCAAGGACCTTACCTTAATGAAAGAGAGCAG ATTGCTTGATGTGATCTCAAAGTTGAACCTGCAGAAGGGTTCAGTCTTGCGACACATGACTTCTGTGGTTCAACCAATTCTAGAAAAAGGAATAGTTGACCACTCTATCATACACAGGGTGCTGATAGAGTATTTCAGCATTGCTGATAAG TCTTCTGCAGCAGAAGTAATTCAGCAATTATCAGGTCCACTTCTTGTTCGAATAATCCATACAAGAGATGGATCCAGGATTGGTATGCTCTGTGTTAAACATGGGAGTGCTAAG gaaagaaagaagattgtGAAAGGAATGAAAGGCTACGTAGGCAAGATAGCTCATGATCAATATGGGAGCTTG GTactttcctaccttgtttcaacTGTTGATGACACAAAGCTTATTACAAAG ACTGTCATTCGCGAACTTCAAACAATGTTAAAGGAGCTTGTTTTGGATAAG AATGGAAGGCGCCCATTGCTGCAGCTCCTCCATCCAAACTTTTCACGTTATTTCAGTCCAGATGATATAGCTGCTTTCAATTTATCTATTCCCTCTCTCAATGCCAAG AGTGAATTGGAAGTAATATCTGGCACTTATCCTTCAAAAGATGAAAAATCTAGTGATGAGGACAATAGTACCAAAGCTACAGTGGTTGGGGCCAATGAAAGTGCAAGTTCTGAGAATGTTCACTTAATTGAGGGTGGAAAGAAAGATCCTTCTCTAAGACGGCGAGAATTGCTGGTCGACAATTGCCTTGCTGAG AATCTAATCGACGTATGTATTGAGAATGCAGCAGAGATACTCAGATCAAATTTTGGCAAAGAAGTCTTGTATGAG GTTGCAACTGGGGGTGCCGATGGCATTCTCCACCCAGTGTTGGATGAGAAGTTGAATTCTTTGCATGAAGCTATAGCATCTCTTGCAGCAGAGCCTAAATCTGAAGAATCTGGAGAGGAGCATGTCTTAGAAAATTTCCACTCCAGTAGAACcattagaaaattaattattgataaccCTACCTTTGCTACTACTTTATGGATGAAAGCTTTGAAAGGGAACTGTGGGTTGTGGGCCCAAGGTCACAG TTCTAAAGTAATATGTGCATACTTGGAATCTTCATGTGCCAAAATCAACAAACTAGCCAATGAAGAGCTTCGGCCATTGATAGATAGTGGTATTCTCAGAAAACCTGAGAACAAGCAACCTGGAAAAGAAGGGTGA
- the LOC110633054 gene encoding uncharacterized protein LOC110633054 has product MSKESDTIKSQLVLEICSLSTCSISCAHRHPCRPVKSHFIDWYRLLGVEEDADTDVIRKRYHKLALQLHPDKNEHPKAEIAFKLVLEAYSCLSDNVKRRAFNLERGKNFCFECNGVPYIRCNFSSNEYTSQLQELNPANHSRSSRILQGLKDIRERFKEEAKLMENCLKANAALRKGSPLFNAPDHLYQSNTRCRSRKESPIFDPSDYLFAGYPHNRNRVYEKPEDVRYSQRQNSSNQDQETARYDSPIFENRPHRRIFKTKSACVGS; this is encoded by the exons ATGAGTAAAGAATCTGATACCATCAAATCCCAGTTGGTGTTGGAAATTTGCTCTCTGTCCACCTGCTCCATTTCTTGTGCGCATAGGCATCCTTGCAGGCCTGTTAAATCTCATTTTATCGACTGGTATCGTCTACTCGGA GTAGAAGAAGATGCAGATACGGACGTTATACGAAAGCGGTATCATAAACTTG CTTTGCAGCTTCATCCAGATAAGAACGAGCACCCCAAGGCTGAGATTGCCTTTAAGCTTGTCTTGGAG GCTTATTCGTGTCTCTCTGACAATGTAAAGAGAAGAGCCTTCAACTTGGAGAGAGGGAAAAACTTCTGCTTTGAGTGCAATGGAGTTCCATACATTCGCTGCAATTTTTCTAGCAACGAATATACATCACAACTCCAGGAATTGAATCCTGCAAACCACTCAAGATCAAGCAGAATTCTGCAAGGTCTGAAAGACATCAGAGAAAGATTCAAAGAAGAAGCCAAGTTAATGGAGAACTGTTTGAAGGCTAATGCTGCATTAAGGAAAGGATCTCCATTGTTCAATGCCCCTGACCACCTATACCAGAGCAACACTAGGTGCAGGTCACGAAAAGAATCCCCAATTTTTGATCCATCCGACTACCTATTTGCAGGCTACCCTCACAACAGGAACCGAGTATACGAGAAACCTGAGGACGTCCGGTACTCCCAGAgacaaaattcatcaaatcaagACCAAGAAACAGCAAGATATGATTCACCGATCTTTGAGAACAGACCACACAGAAGAATTTTTAAGACcaaatctgcttgtgttggttcaTAA